A region from the Streptomyces lydicus genome encodes:
- a CDS encoding galactokinase, producing the protein MSAADLARRPTADPLLRLLSHGFSMGCHRPPDAVWRAPYAFRLSASALRGPAAALRVPASAQRVAAAAFQLSARAVPPGPSGTGPSGTGPSGTGSAPGTDWFGAAGHYVDVAVAPRADGMLRCASLNHPAETAELPLTGPAARAPAWAARPYAVLRSLAAAGCGQGGADLQLNAPLPEAVGLPVAEPLECAVALAVSDVHAGRGGRPPTRPQLARLLGSALPGDDGLRRAVLFGRAGHLLAADGHTHLPLRAPDGATDACLLLLTARPTAARDADTGDATSATGLATAVREALRAGAWSAWWPGTRPGRSVLLLVSPDRRAAVRTVTAEAFRRCDLPVPRLLRINVVDAARREA; encoded by the coding sequence ATGAGCGCGGCGGACCTGGCCCGCCGCCCCACGGCGGACCCGCTGCTGCGCCTGCTCTCCCATGGCTTCTCGATGGGCTGTCACCGTCCGCCCGACGCGGTGTGGCGGGCCCCGTACGCCTTCCGGCTCTCCGCGTCCGCCCTACGGGGCCCAGCGGCCGCCTTGCGAGTCCCCGCGTCCGCCCAACGGGTCGCCGCGGCCGCCTTCCAGCTCTCCGCGCGCGCCGTTCCGCCCGGCCCGTCGGGTACTGGCCCGTCGGGTACCGGGCCGTCGGGTACCGGTTCGGCACCGGGAACCGATTGGTTCGGAGCGGCCGGCCACTACGTCGATGTGGCCGTCGCCCCGCGCGCCGACGGGATGCTGCGCTGCGCCTCGCTCAACCACCCCGCCGAGACCGCCGAACTCCCCCTCACCGGACCGGCCGCCCGCGCCCCCGCCTGGGCCGCCCGCCCGTACGCCGTGCTGCGCAGCCTCGCCGCCGCCGGTTGCGGGCAGGGCGGCGCCGACCTGCAGCTGAACGCACCCTTGCCCGAGGCCGTGGGGCTGCCGGTCGCCGAACCGCTGGAGTGCGCGGTCGCACTGGCCGTCTCGGATGTGCACGCCGGCCGGGGCGGGAGACCGCCGACCCGCCCGCAACTGGCGCGCCTCCTTGGCTCCGCCCTGCCCGGCGACGACGGGCTGCGCCGGGCCGTGCTCTTCGGCCGGGCCGGCCACCTCCTCGCGGCCGACGGCCACACCCATCTGCCGCTGCGCGCCCCTGACGGCGCCACGGATGCCTGCCTGCTCCTCCTGACGGCCCGTCCCACCGCGGCCCGCGACGCGGATACGGGTGACGCGACCTCGGCCACCGGACTCGCCACCGCGGTACGCGAGGCCCTGCGCGCCGGCGCCTGGTCCGCCTGGTGGCCCGGCACCCGCCCGGGGCGCAGTGTGCTGCTGCTGGTGTCCCCGGACCGGCGTGCGGCGGTCCGGACCGTCACCGCGGAGGCCTTCCGCCGCTGTGACCTGCCCGTACCCCGCCTCCTGCGGATCAACGTCGTGGACGCGGCCCGCCGCGAGGCCTGA